The nucleotide sequence CGTGCCAGCGGGCGAAGCCCACGAAGGCGAGGTTCGTGGCATTGAGCATCAGCTCGATGCTCATGAACACGATGATCGCGTTGCGGCGCAGCAGGAAGCCCGCGATGCCGATGGCGAACAGGATCGCCGACAGGATCAGGAATCCTTCCGGGTTCATTCGTCGTCTCCTTCGAGCTCCTGGTCACGCGCGTCGAGCGCCGCGTAGGCAGAGGTGGTCGGGCCGCGCAGCTCGTCGACGTCGACGATGACCCCGCGCATGCGCAGGGTCTCCGAGACCGACTTCTCCGCGATGCTGCCGTCGGGCAGCAGCGCAGGCGTCGAGATCGCGTTGTGCCGGGCGAAGACACCGGAGTTGGGCAGCGTCCCGGGGTGCTCGCCGTCCTCGGCGTAGGCCTTCATGCGGTTCTTCAGCTGCTCCGGCTGCGTCACCTTGGTGAACAGCTGCTCGCCGTGCGCCAGCAGCATCGCGCCGACGGCGCCGGTGATCAGCAGGGCCGCGGTCGCCTCGAACAGGAAGACGTACTTGGTGAACAGCAGCGCCGCGATCGACTGGATGTTGCCGCCGTACTCCGCGTTCGCCTCTGCCAGGCCGGCCGGCTCACCGCCGAGGGTGAACTGGGCGACGGCGCAGATCAGCAGCACGCCGATGGCGAAGGCGACGATCGCGGAGGCGATGCGGTGGCCCTTGAGCGTCTCGACGACCGAGTCCGTCGCGTCGACGCCGATCAGCATCACGACGAAGAGGAACAGCATCAGGATCGCGCCGGTGTAGACGACGATCTGGATGACGAACAGGAACGGGGCGTCCTGGGCCGCGTACAGCACGGCCAGCGCGATCATCACGCCCGCCATCGCGATGGCCGAGTGCACGGCCTTACGCGACAGCAGCACGCCGAGCGCGCACAGCACCGCGATGGGCGCGCACACCCAGAACGCCACCTCGCTGGCGGTGACCAGCGGGATCATGGGGGTCATTTGGCCGCTCCTGAGGTCGTGCCCGTGCGGGTGTCGGCGGTGCCGGTGGCCGGCAGGCCGAGGAAGTAGTCCTTCTCGTCGTCGCCGAGGCGCCGCGGGTGCGGCGGCTGCTCCATGCCGGGCAGCAGCGGGGCGAGCAGGTCCTGCTTCTCGTAGATCAGCTTGGTGCGCGTCTCGTCGGCGAGCTTGAAGTCGTTGGTCATCGTCAGGGCGCGCGTCGGGCATGCCTCGATGCACAGGCCGCAGAAGATGCAGCGCAGGTAGTTGATCTGGTAGACGTGGCCGAAGCGCTCGCCGGGCGAGAAGCGGCTGTCCTCGGTGTTGTCCGCGCCCTCGACGTAGATGGCGTCCGCGGGGCAGGCCCACGCGCACAGCTCGCAGCCGACACACTTCTCCAGGCCGTCGGGCCAGCGGTTGAGCTGGTGCCGCCCGTGGAAGCGCGGCATCGTGACCTTCTCCTTGCCCTTCTGGGGGTAACCCTGGGTGAAGGTCTTGCGGAAGATCGTGTTGAACGTGACGCCGAACCCGGCCCACTGGTTGAGGAACCCCATCTACAGGCCCTTCCCTTCTTCAGCAGCGGCCACGGGGTCCGCGGCCTCCTCATGAGCGGGCTCGGTGGCGTGCACGACGCCGACGAGCTCGGGCAGCACCTGGCCGGGCAGCGGGGGCACGGGGTACCCGCCAGCGAACGGGTCGAAGTCCTCCTCGACCACCAACTCGGGTCTCTCGGTCTTTCTGTTCTCGCGGCCGAACCACAGCACCAGCACCGCGACGAGCACGACGGCGATGGCCAGCGTGTAGTCGGGGAACAGCGCGATGAGCACGATCCACAGCAGGGAGACCTCGATCAGCACCTTCCAGCCGAAGCCCATGAACTGGTCGTAGCGCAGGCGCGGAAGCGTGCCACGCAGCCAGACGAACACCGAGATGAGCAGCTGGACCTTCAGCACGAACCAGACCGGGCCGAGCCACGGGTTGTCCATGCCGGGCACCAGCGTCAGCGGCCACGGCGGCAGGTAGCCGCCGAGGAACAGCGTGGTGCACACGGCCGAGACGGTCGCCATGTTGATGTACTCCGCGAGGAAGTACAGCGCGTAGCGGAAGCCGGAGTACTCGGTCAGGTAGCCGGAGACCAGCTCGGACTCGCACTCGGGCAGGTCGAACGGCGCTCTGTTGGTCTCGCCGACCATCGCGATGGCGTAGATGATGAAGGACGGGAACAGCAGCAGCGCGTACCAGCCGGACAGGCCGATGTCGACCGTCGTCGCGCGGTCCCAGGGCAGCGCGAACAAGATGGTCTCGCGCTGCGCCTCGACGATCTGCGACGTCGACATGGTGCCGGCCATCAGGAACACCGCGACCATGGACAGGCCCATCGCGATCTCGTAGGAGATCATCTGCGCGGTGGAGCGCACCGAGCCGAGGAACGAGTAGGTGGAGTTGCCCGCCCAGCCGGCGAGCACGATGCCGTAGATGCCGATGGAGGCGGACGCGAGGATGAAGACCGCGGCGACGGGCAGGTCGGCGACCTGCAGACGCGTCGTGACGCCGAAGATCTCCAGCTCACCCGAGAACGGGATGACCGTCCAGCAGGTGAACGCGGCCACCGCGGTCAGCACCGGGGCCAGGTTGAAGACCCACTTGTCGGCCTTCGCCGGGCGGAAGTCCTCCTTGACGAGCAGCTTCGCGCCGTCGGCCAGTGCCTGTCCGAGGCCGAAGGGGCCGTTCATGATCGGGCCGAGGCGGTGCTGCATCTTGCCGACGAGGCGACGCTCGTACCAGACGTTGAAGATCGTCCAGACCAGCAGCACCACGAACAGCGCCACCACCTTGATCAGGATCAGCCACCACGGGTCGTTGAGAAAGATGCCCATTGATCTACTCCCCTTCTTCCACGAGGACGGGTGCCACAACCACCGGGGTACCGGGGGCAGCGAAGATACGGTCGGCGCCCGGATTGAGCGGGACCCAGACCACGTCGTCGACCATCGGCTCGGTCACCTCGAGAGGCAGGATGAGCGAACGGGCCCCGTGGCTGACGGTGACGACCTCGCCGAGGCCGAGTCGCTCGGCCGTCGCGGTGGAGACACGCGCGACGTTCGGGCGGGCCGTGGCGCGCAGCGCCGGCTCGTAGTCGGTGCCCTTCGAGGCGTCGAGCAGCTCGCGCCAGCCGACGACCAGCGTGCCGTCGGCGGCGTGCTCGGGGGCCTCGACGGGGGCCGCGGTCGCGCGGTCGCCGTCCCAGGAGCCGAGCTCGGTGAAGTCGGCCCACGCCTGCTTCGCGGCGCGGAACCCCAGATCGGAGCCCAGCGCGTCGGACAGCGCGGCGAGGATTCGCAGGTCGCTCATCGGGGAGACGGTCGCCTTGTTGATCATGCGGACGCGGCCCTCGCGGTGCTCCCAGTTCAGGAAATGCCCGTTCTGCTCCTCGAGGAGGCAGGCGGGGAACACGACGTCGGCGCGCTCGGTCACGGGACTCAGGCGCTGCTCGATGCTGACGACGAACTGGGCGGCCTCGAGGCCTGCCAGCGCGGCGTCCGGGTCGGCGAGGTCGGCCGGATCGACGCCGGCGACCACGAGGGCCTTGAGCGAGCCGTCAGCCAAGGCCGCGAACTGCTCGTCGGCGCTCAGGCCGGGGGCCGTCGGCAGGGACTCGACGCCCCAGTGCGACGCGACGTCGACGCGGGCGGCCGCGTCGGCGACGGGGCGGCCGCCGGGCAGCAGGGCCGGCAGGCAGCCGGCCTCAATGGCGCCCATGTCGCCTGCGCGACGGGGCATCCAGGCCAGGCGGGCGCCGGTGGCGTCGGCCTTCGCGACGGCGGCGGTGAGCAGGCCGGGCAGGGTCGCGGCGCGCTCCCCCACCAGGATGACGGAGCCGGAGTCGAGCCCCTCGAGATCGGCCAGCGCGGAGGCCTCGCCGCCGGGGGCGACCGGGACCAGCGTGGCGCCGAGCTTGACGGTGCCGCGCGACGCGAACGGCGCCAGCGTGGTGACCTTGAGGCCCTTCTTGCGGACGCCCTTGCGGAGGCGGAGGAAGATGCTGGGCATCTCGTCCTCGGGCTCGAAGGCGACGAGCACGACGTGGCCGGCGTTCTCCAGGTCGGTGAACTGCACGGAGTCGCCGAGCCCCTTGCCCGCGACGTGGGCGGCCAGGAAGTCGGCCTCCTCCGCAGAGCCGGGGCGGGAGCGGAAGTCGACCGAGTTGGTGCCGAGCACCGCGCGCGCGAACTTGCCGTAGCCGTAGGCGTTCTCGACGGTGAGGCGGCCGCCGGTCTGCACGCCGACGGAGGTGCCGGCGACGCGCAGGCCGTGGACCGCGGCGTCGATGGCCTCGGGCCAGCTGGCGGGCTGCAGGACGCCGTCGCGGCGGACGAGCGGACGGGTGACGCGGTCGTCGCCGCGGCCGTACATGAAGCCGAAGCGGCCCTTGTCGCAGTTCCACTCCTCGTTCACGGCCGGGTTGTTGCCCGCGAGGCGGCGCTTGACCTGGTGGTGACGGTGGTCGGTGCGCAGCTCGCAGCCGGACGCGCAGTGCTCACAGGTCGTCGGCGTCGACACGAGGTCGAACGGGCGGGCCTGGAAGCGGTAGGCGGCCGACGTGAGGGCGCCGACGGGGCAGATCTGCACGACGTTGCCGGAGAAGTACGAGTCGTACGGGTCCTGCTCGTAGGTGCCGATCTGCTGCAGCGCGCCGCGCTCGACCAGGGCGATGAACGGGTCGCCGGAGATCTGTTCGGAGAAGCGGGTGCAGCGTGCGCAGAGCACGCAGCGCTCGCGGTCGAGGAGGATCTGCGCGGAGATGCTCACGGGCTTCGGGAACGTGCGCTTCAGTTCGGTGAAGCGGGACTCGCCGTGGCCGTGCGACATCGACTGGTTCTGCAGCGGGCACTCGCCGCCCTTGTCGCAGATGGGGCAGTCGAGCGGGTGGTTGATCAGCAACAGCTCGAGCATGCCCTCCTGCGCCTTCTTGGCGACGGGGGACGTGACCTGCGTGTTGACCTTCATGCCCTCGGCGACCGGCATGGTGCAGGACGCCTGGGGCTTCGGGAAGCCGCGGCCGTTGCCGGCGTCGGGGATCTCGACCATGCACTGGCGGCAGGCGCCGACGGGGTCGAGCAGCGGGTGATCGCAGAAGCGCGGGATCGCGGTGCCGATCATCTCGGCGGCGCGGATGATCAGCGTGCCCTTCGGGACGCTCACCTGCGTCCCGTCGATCGTCAGCGTGACCAGATCGGGCTTCGGCGCGACCTCGGAGGCCGTCTTCGTCTCGACACTCATCGCGCGTCTCCTTCCGTGGTGAACAGCGCGCTCTTCTCGTAGGGGAAGAGCTCCCAGGCGGGCGTGTGGTAGCCCAGCTCGAACTCGGCGCGGAAGTGGCGCACCGCGCTGGTCACGCACGCCACGGCACCGTCGGCCAGCGCGCAGAAGGAGCGTCCGCCGATGTTGTCGCACAGGTCGAGGAGCTTGTCGACGTCGCCCTCCCGTGCGGTGCCTGCCTCGAACTTCATCAGCAGCTGCACGAGCCACCAGGATCCCTCGCGGCACGGGGTGCACTTGCCGCAGGACTCGTGCTTGTAGAACTCGACGAAGCGCAGCGTCGTGCGGACCACGGAGGTGGTCTCGTCGAACACCTGCAGGGCCTTGGTGCCGAGCATCGTGCCTGCCCCGGCCATCGACTCGTAGTCGAGCGGCAGGTCGAGGCCATCGGCCGTCAGGATCGGGGTCGAGGAGCCGCCGGGGGTGAAGAACTTCAGCTCGTGGCCCTCGCGCATGCCGCCACCCAGCTCGATCAGCTGGCGCAGCGTGATGCCCATGGGGGCTTCGAACTGGCCGGGCGTCTTCACGTGACCGGAGACCGAGTAGAGGGTCATGCCCTTGGACTTCTCGGTACCCATGGACTGGAACCAGGCCGCGCCGTTGGCGACGATCGACGGCACCGAGGCGATGGACTCGACGTTGTTGATCACCGTCGGGGACGCGTAGAGGCCCGCGACCGCGGGGAACGGGGGACGCAGGCGCGGTTGCCCGCGGCGGCCCTCGAGCGAGTCGAGCAGAGCCGTCTCCTCGCCGCAGATGTAGGCGCCCGCGCCGGCGTGGACGATGATGTCCAGGTCGTAGCCGGTGCCCATGATGTTCTTGCCGAGATAGCCGGCCGCGTAGGCCTCGCGCACGGCCTGCTGCAGGCGGCGGATCACGTGCAGGACCTCGCCGCGACAGTAGATGAACGCGTGCTTGGCGCGGATGGCGTACGACGCGATGATGACGCCCTCGACGAGGGTGTGCGGCGTCGCCAGCATGAGCGGCATGTCCTTGCAGGTGCCCGGCTCCGACTCGTCGGCGTTGACGACGAGGTACTTCGGGTTCGGGTTGTCCTGCGGGACGAAGGACCACTTCATGCCCGTCGGGAAGCCCGCGCCGCCACGGCCGCGCAGGTTGGCGTCCTTGACGAGCGAGATCAGGTCGTCGGGAGACATGCCGAGCGCGGTGCGCAGCGCACGGTAGCCGCCGGTCGCCTCGTAGCGGGCCAGCTTCCAGGACTGCTCATCGCCCCAGTGGGCGCTCAGTACCGGAGTCAGCAGGTCGGTCACTTCGCGGCCTCCTCAGGGGCGGGGGCCGGCGCCGCGTCGGCGGCGGGGGCGGCCCAGCTGTTCTCGTCGGCGAGGCGGCGGCCCAGCGTCGAGGCCTCGCCCGCGGACGGGCCCTCGTCGGCGCGGCCGTCGGGGAAGCCGGCGAGCACCCGCTCGGCCTGCTTCCAGGAGGTCAGCGTGGCCCCGCGCGGGGACTTGACCTCCTCGTCGCGGGTGAGCTTGTCGAGCAGCTCGTCCGCCTTCTCGGGGGTCATGTTGTCGAAGAACTCCCAGTTGACCATCATCACCGGGGCGAAGTCGCAGGCCGCGTTGCACTCGAGGCGCTCGAGCGAGACCTGGCCGTCGGGCGTCGTCTGGTTCTCGTCGATGCCGAGGCGTTTCTTGGCGCGCTCCAGCAGAATGTCGCCGCCCATCACCGCGCACAGCGCCGTCGTGCAGACACCGACGTGGTGCTTGCCCGCCGGGCGCCGCTTGTACATGGTGTAGAAGGTGGCCACGCCGGAGACCTGGGCGGTGGAGATGCCCAGGATGTCGGCGCAGACCTCGATGCCACGGGGGCTGACCCGGCCGTCGACGCTCTGCACCAGGTGCAGCATCGGCAGCAGCGCCGAGCGGGGCTGCGGGTAGCGGCCTGCGAGCAGGCGCAGCTCGCTGATGGTGGTCTCGTCGATGTTCGTGGACTGGTCCGCGTAGTCGACCGAGCCGGACTCGGGGAAATGGCTCTCGAAGTGGCCGCTCATCGGTCCACACCTCCAAGGACGGGGTCGAGGCTGGCGACGGCGACGACGACATCGGACATCATGCCGTTCTCACACATCGCCGGGATGGCCTGCAGGTGGTTGAAGCCCGGGTCACGGAAGTGGGCCCGGTAGGGACGGGTGCCGCCGTCGGAGACCAGGTGGCAGGCGAGCTCGCCCTTGGGCGACTCGATGGCCTGGTAGACCTGACCGACCGGCACCTTGAAGCCCTCGGTCACGATCTTGAAGTGGTGGATCAGCGCCTCCATGGACTCGCCCATGATGTGCTTGATGTGCTCGTTCGAGTTGCCCTGGCCATCGGGGCCGAGCGCCAGCTGCGCGGGCCACGCGATCTTCTTGTCGGCGACCATGACAGGCTGGCCCTGCGTGCGCTCGAGGCGCTCGAGGCACTGCTCGACGATCTTGAGCGACTCCCAGCACTCCTGCAGGCGGATCCGGAACGCGCCGTAGCAGTCGTTCGAGGGCCAGGTGACGACGTCGAAGTCGTACGTCTCGTAGCCGCAGTATGGCTGCATCCTGCGCAGGTCGTAGCCGTAGCCGGTGCCCCGGAGTCGGGGGCCGGTGACGCCGAGTGCCATGCAGGCGCTCAGGTCGAGCACGCCGACGTTCGAGAGGCGGTTGATGAAGATCGGGTTCTCGTTGCAGAACGTCGCGTACTCGGGCAGGTGCTTCTTCAGCCAGTCGATGACCGTGCGCAGGTGGCTGATGCCGTCCTCCGGCAGGTCGTTGGCCACGCCGCCGGGGCGGACGTACGCGTGGTTCATGCGCAGACCGGACAGGCCCTCGAGGAAGTCGAGGATCATCTCACGCTCGCGGAACGCGATGGTCATGACCGTCAGGGCGCCGATCTCCATGCCGCCGGTGCCCATGGCGACCAGGTGGGAGGCGATGCGGTTGAGCTCCATGACGAGCACGCGGATGATGCTGGCCCGCTCGGGGATGTCGTCGGTGATGCCGAGCAGCTTCTCGACCGCCAGACAGTAGGCGACCTCGTTGAACAGGGGCGCGACGTAGTCCATGCGCGTGACATAGGTCACGCCCTGGGTCCAGGTCTTGAACTCCATGTTCTTCTCGATGCCGGTGTGCAGGAAACCGATGCCGGGGCGGATCGAGGTGACGGTCTCGCCGTCCATCTCGAGGATGAGGCGGAGCACGCCGTGCGTCGACGGGTGCTGCGGGCCCATGTTGACGACGATGGTCTCGTCGCCGCGCTCGGCCTGCTCGCCCGCGATGTCGGCCCAGTCGCCACCCTGCGCCAGGTAGACGCGGTCGGCCTTCGGCTCGCCGCCCGAGCCGGCGAAGATGTCCTCAGTGGCTGCGTGGGTGCTCATCAGGAGTAGCTCCTCCGGTTGTCGGGGGCGGGGACCTTGGCGCCCTTGTACTCGACGTCGACGCCGCCGAGCGGGTAGTCCTTCCGCTGCGGGTGGCCCTTCCAGTCGTCGGGCATCAGGATGCGGGTCAGGGCCGGGTGGTCGTCGTAGATGATCCCGAACATGTCCCAGGTCTCGCGCTCGTGCCAGTCGGCCATCGGGTACGTGCCGACGACCGACGGGATGTGCGCGTCCTCCTCGGGGCAGCTGACCTCGAGCCGCACGCGGCGGTTGTGGGTGAAGCTCATCAGGTGGTAGACGCTGTGGAGCTCCGCGCCCCTCTGCTGCGGGTAGTGCACGCCGGAGACGGACATGCAGACCTCGAAGCGGAGGAAGGCGTCGTCGCGGAACTGCGCCACGGTCTTCAGGAGGTGCTCGCGGGGGACGTAGATCGTCAGCTCGCCGCGGTCGAACAGCAC is from Tessaracoccus palaemonis and encodes:
- the nuoK gene encoding NADH-quinone oxidoreductase subunit NuoK → MNPEGFLILSAILFAIGIAGFLLRRNAIIVFMSIELMLNATNLAFVGFARWHGNLDGLIAAFFVMVVAAAEVVVGLAIIVAVYRARRTASVDDANLMKF
- a CDS encoding NADH-quinone oxidoreductase subunit J, yielding MIPLVTASEVAFWVCAPIAVLCALGVLLSRKAVHSAIAMAGVMIALAVLYAAQDAPFLFVIQIVVYTGAILMLFLFVVMLIGVDATDSVVETLKGHRIASAIVAFAIGVLLICAVAQFTLGGEPAGLAEANAEYGGNIQSIAALLFTKYVFLFEATAALLITGAVGAMLLAHGEQLFTKVTQPEQLKNRMKAYAEDGEHPGTLPNSGVFARHNAISTPALLPDGSIAEKSVSETLRMRGVIVDVDELRGPTTSAYAALDARDQELEGDDE
- the nuoI gene encoding NADH-quinone oxidoreductase subunit NuoI: MGFLNQWAGFGVTFNTIFRKTFTQGYPQKGKEKVTMPRFHGRHQLNRWPDGLEKCVGCELCAWACPADAIYVEGADNTEDSRFSPGERFGHVYQINYLRCIFCGLCIEACPTRALTMTNDFKLADETRTKLIYEKQDLLAPLLPGMEQPPHPRRLGDDEKDYFLGLPATGTADTRTGTTSGAAK
- the nuoH gene encoding NADH-quinone oxidoreductase subunit NuoH; translation: MGIFLNDPWWLILIKVVALFVVLLVWTIFNVWYERRLVGKMQHRLGPIMNGPFGLGQALADGAKLLVKEDFRPAKADKWVFNLAPVLTAVAAFTCWTVIPFSGELEIFGVTTRLQVADLPVAAVFILASASIGIYGIVLAGWAGNSTYSFLGSVRSTAQMISYEIAMGLSMVAVFLMAGTMSTSQIVEAQRETILFALPWDRATTVDIGLSGWYALLLFPSFIIYAIAMVGETNRAPFDLPECESELVSGYLTEYSGFRYALYFLAEYINMATVSAVCTTLFLGGYLPPWPLTLVPGMDNPWLGPVWFVLKVQLLISVFVWLRGTLPRLRYDQFMGFGWKVLIEVSLLWIVLIALFPDYTLAIAVVLVAVLVLWFGRENRKTERPELVVEEDFDPFAGGYPVPPLPGQVLPELVGVVHATEPAHEEAADPVAAAEEGKGL
- a CDS encoding NADH-quinone oxidoreductase subunit G, translating into MSVETKTASEVAPKPDLVTLTIDGTQVSVPKGTLIIRAAEMIGTAIPRFCDHPLLDPVGACRQCMVEIPDAGNGRGFPKPQASCTMPVAEGMKVNTQVTSPVAKKAQEGMLELLLINHPLDCPICDKGGECPLQNQSMSHGHGESRFTELKRTFPKPVSISAQILLDRERCVLCARCTRFSEQISGDPFIALVERGALQQIGTYEQDPYDSYFSGNVVQICPVGALTSAAYRFQARPFDLVSTPTTCEHCASGCELRTDHRHHQVKRRLAGNNPAVNEEWNCDKGRFGFMYGRGDDRVTRPLVRRDGVLQPASWPEAIDAAVHGLRVAGTSVGVQTGGRLTVENAYGYGKFARAVLGTNSVDFRSRPGSAEEADFLAAHVAGKGLGDSVQFTDLENAGHVVLVAFEPEDEMPSIFLRLRKGVRKKGLKVTTLAPFASRGTVKLGATLVPVAPGGEASALADLEGLDSGSVILVGERAATLPGLLTAAVAKADATGARLAWMPRRAGDMGAIEAGCLPALLPGGRPVADAAARVDVASHWGVESLPTAPGLSADEQFAALADGSLKALVVAGVDPADLADPDAALAGLEAAQFVVSIEQRLSPVTERADVVFPACLLEEQNGHFLNWEHREGRVRMINKATVSPMSDLRILAALSDALGSDLGFRAAKQAWADFTELGSWDGDRATAAPVEAPEHAADGTLVVGWRELLDASKGTDYEPALRATARPNVARVSTATAERLGLGEVVTVSHGARSLILPLEVTEPMVDDVVWVPLNPGADRIFAAPGTPVVVAPVLVEEGE
- the nuoF gene encoding NADH-quinone oxidoreductase subunit NuoF — translated: MTDLLTPVLSAHWGDEQSWKLARYEATGGYRALRTALGMSPDDLISLVKDANLRGRGGAGFPTGMKWSFVPQDNPNPKYLVVNADESEPGTCKDMPLMLATPHTLVEGVIIASYAIRAKHAFIYCRGEVLHVIRRLQQAVREAYAAGYLGKNIMGTGYDLDIIVHAGAGAYICGEETALLDSLEGRRGQPRLRPPFPAVAGLYASPTVINNVESIASVPSIVANGAAWFQSMGTEKSKGMTLYSVSGHVKTPGQFEAPMGITLRQLIELGGGMREGHELKFFTPGGSSTPILTADGLDLPLDYESMAGAGTMLGTKALQVFDETTSVVRTTLRFVEFYKHESCGKCTPCREGSWWLVQLLMKFEAGTAREGDVDKLLDLCDNIGGRSFCALADGAVACVTSAVRHFRAEFELGYHTPAWELFPYEKSALFTTEGDAR
- the nuoE gene encoding NADH-quinone oxidoreductase subunit NuoE, coding for MSGHFESHFPESGSVDYADQSTNIDETTISELRLLAGRYPQPRSALLPMLHLVQSVDGRVSPRGIEVCADILGISTAQVSGVATFYTMYKRRPAGKHHVGVCTTALCAVMGGDILLERAKKRLGIDENQTTPDGQVSLERLECNAACDFAPVMMVNWEFFDNMTPEKADELLDKLTRDEEVKSPRGATLTSWKQAERVLAGFPDGRADEGPSAGEASTLGRRLADENSWAAPAADAAPAPAPEEAAK
- a CDS encoding NADH-quinone oxidoreductase subunit D is translated as MSTHAATEDIFAGSGGEPKADRVYLAQGGDWADIAGEQAERGDETIVVNMGPQHPSTHGVLRLILEMDGETVTSIRPGIGFLHTGIEKNMEFKTWTQGVTYVTRMDYVAPLFNEVAYCLAVEKLLGITDDIPERASIIRVLVMELNRIASHLVAMGTGGMEIGALTVMTIAFREREMILDFLEGLSGLRMNHAYVRPGGVANDLPEDGISHLRTVIDWLKKHLPEYATFCNENPIFINRLSNVGVLDLSACMALGVTGPRLRGTGYGYDLRRMQPYCGYETYDFDVVTWPSNDCYGAFRIRLQECWESLKIVEQCLERLERTQGQPVMVADKKIAWPAQLALGPDGQGNSNEHIKHIMGESMEALIHHFKIVTEGFKVPVGQVYQAIESPKGELACHLVSDGGTRPYRAHFRDPGFNHLQAIPAMCENGMMSDVVVAVASLDPVLGGVDR
- a CDS encoding NADH-quinone oxidoreductase subunit C; amino-acid sequence: MSEQTPENTENLPSAGEPTPKAPVFEEKKGMWSRGSSDTSGYNLLDRELAMPGASQPPFGEPFDAIYNRALEVVPELRGALVLFDRGELTIYVPREHLLKTVAQFRDDAFLRFEVCMSVSGVHYPQQRGAELHSVYHLMSFTHNRRVRLEVSCPEEDAHIPSVVGTYPMADWHERETWDMFGIIYDDHPALTRILMPDDWKGHPQRKDYPLGGVDVEYKGAKVPAPDNRRSYS